The proteins below come from a single Cryptococcus gattii WM276 chromosome D, complete sequence genomic window:
- a CDS encoding uncharacterized protein (Similar to TIGR gene model, INSD accession AAW42888.1) produces the protein MSACTVTFVFDSALPPQQYAKLAQPDGIIYKLIQRLEEKHGGDHYLHISILITPPASPNRSIKKRRSKAFRSEYNSASTFLAALSKLSMMFPSRGAIHHHWPLFGPATVSSEAHAKDLKRKRSEDVRILDGVVGGLELLERPHPSHRPSPSQTYISLTPNTSAPLLEYICTPSNAIQESPRQRYLVMVSMATSGPSSSYDDGKDVSANYNWDPIWDGRSWAALERECKDGNVKCSCIIAGVVGNDNRAKKIKDLCEAVADHVEEAWFKVPSTVDVVLSGFAIEANTYIPPTDTASTTAEPATVPASLSAANRPDFRVLQQALFQSQGRPNLEAGVGSSFNPATLSKMDPQLIASMLTTIKAQNEQQSVGDQRWSQVQQLLEMQQKAIAAKAAQNRGKNGQGETVMAAIQQQRAQQAQASGQPTQAHPIPSRSQTIWSGAIVWGAPAGSGSSASGSVGVEAQLFSGTPDSVMVSHWPKELLLRNLAIIHLPSLTEYAKEHSCPIVAFIPSSKTPTSSTPNSGMIHYNQLSTSLNVKSNMVVIPFPSVGSDRGLLIFSAPVGGASSGRGFRLMGIVCVHVSFPPLQMVNPRAAPTTMDPRRASAPVNPSALQHPPTGTSQNQQFRPSPILQQNLINQFNQGQSQGQATPAAQFAALMQQQAQTQSRLLQPQPPQITPQGQNPPISSSLPPAHNTTRGITFQQYQQILSHAQKLGIVLPAFDYTSIPQEKLQTLINGLKMAEMKQRQHAQVQAQQQQQQQQQQQQQQIQAQMAQMQQMMAQQSQGGQGASGGGIGLRNFQPGP, from the exons ATGTCAGCCTGTACCGTGACTTTTGTCTTCGATTCCGCTCTTCCCCCCCAGCAATACGCCAAGCTCGCACAACCAGATGGTATAATTTATAAACTTATACAACGCCTAGAGGAAAAGCATGGAGGAGATCATTAT TTACACAtctccatcctcatcaCCCCTCCGGCGTCGCCAAACCGGTCAATAAAGAAACGTCGGAGCAAAGCTTTTAGATCAGAATATAACTCGGCATCGACTTTTCTTGCGGCCCTCTCGAAGTTATCTATGATGTTCCCGTCCAGAGGTGCAATTCATCATCACTGGCCGCTGTTCGGCCCTGCTACCGTGTCCTCCGAGGCTCACGCTAAAGACCTCAAGAGAAAGCGCAGCGAGGATGTCCGTATCTTGGATGGTGTTGTGGGTGGCTTGGAG CTTCTTGAGCGCCCTCATCCTAGTCACCGGCCATCTCCATCCCAGACATACATCTCCCTTACACCAAACACTTCCGCCCCATTACTTGAATACATCTGTACACCCTCAAATGCCATACAAGAGTCTCCTCGACAACGGTATCTTGTGATGGTATCTATGGCTACTAGCGGTCCTTCGTCTTCATATGACGACGGCAAGGACGTTTCCGCCAATTATAACTGGGACCCCATTTGGGATGGACGGAGTTGGGCGGCACTGGAGCGGGAATGCAAAGATGGAAATGTAAAGTGCTCTTGCATCATCGCAGGCGTGGTTGGGAACGATAACCGGGCGAAGAAGATAAAAGATCTGTGTGAAGCT GTGGCTGATCATGTTGAGGAAGCGTGGTTCAAGGTACCCTCCACTGTGGACGTAGTTCTCTCAGGGTTCGCCATCGAAG CCAATACCTATATTCCTCCGACGGACACGGCCTCCACGACTGCTGAACCAGCCACTGTGCCAGCCTCTCTCTCCGCGGCCAACAGACCCGACTTCAGAGTTTTACAGCAAGCACTCTTCCAATCGCAGGGTCGTCCCAACCTCGAGGCTGGCGTTGGCAGCTCATTCAACCCTGCTACTTTATCCAAGATGGATCCTCAACTTATTGCTAGCATGCTGACCACGATCAAGGCTCAGAACGAGCAACAAAGTGTGGGGGATCAACGATGGAGCCAGGTGCAACAGTTATTGGAGATGCAGCAAAAAGCTATCGCTGCGAAAGCTGCACAAAATCGAGGAAAAAATGGCCAAGGAGAAACTGTTATGGCTGCCATTCAGCAACAACGGGCTCAACAGGCTCAAGCATCAGGTCAGCCAACGCAAGCCCATCCTATCCCATCAAGATCTCAGACCATTTGGTCAGGTGCAATTGTCTGGGGAGCCCCAGCAGGTAGCGGATCGAGTGCTTCCG GTTCTGTAGGTGTTGAGGCACAACTGTTCAGCGGCACTCCCGATTCAGTCATGGTATCCCATTGGCCCAAAG AGCTTCTTTTACGAAATCTTGCCATTATTCACCTCCCTTCTCTGACGGAATATGCTAAAGAACATTCCTGCCCCATCGTTGCATTTATACCCAGCAGCAAAACGCCCACTAGCTCAACTCCCAACTCGGGTATGATCCATTACAATCAGCTTAGCACGAGTCTTAACGTGAAAAGCAACATGGTCGTCATTCCATTTCCTTCCGTTGGATCTGATCGAGGGCTTCTAATCTTTTCCGCTCCTGTAGGCGGAGCCTCATCAGGCAGAGGTTTTAGATTAATGGGGATAGTGTGTGTG CACGTATCCTTCCCTCCCCTGCAAATGGTGAATCCTCGTGCCGCCCCTACTACTATGGATCCTCGGCGTGCCTCTGCACCTGTCAATCCTTCTGCGTTGCAACATCCGCCGACTGGGACATCTCAGAACCAACAGTTCCGTCCTTCTCCCATTTTACAGCAAAATTTAATCAATCAGTTCAACCAAGGGCAGAGCCAAGGGCAAGCAACGCCAGCGGCTCAATTTGCAGCGTTGATGCAGCAACAAGCTCAAACTCAGTCTCGGCTATTACAACCTCAGCCACCCCAAATAACTCCGCAAGGACAGAATCCGCCGATCAGCTCATCGTTACCCCCTGCTCACAATACAACTCGAGGTATCACCTTTCAGCAATATCAACAAATCCTATCACATGCCCAGAAACTGGGCATTGTACTTCCTGCTTTTGACTACACTAGTATACCGCAAGAAAAGTTGCAAACCCTCATTAACGGGTTGAAAATGGCTGAGATGAAGCAGCGTCAACACGCACAAGTGCAGGCtcaacagcagcaacagcagcaacagcagcaacagcagcaacaaaTACAAGCGCAAATGGCTCAAATGCAGCAAATGATGGCGCAGCAGTCCCAGGGCGGGCAGGGAGCTTCTGGTGGGGGGATAGGGTTACGAAATTTCCAACCTGGACCGTAG